One part of the Anopheles merus strain MAF chromosome 3L, AmerM5.1, whole genome shotgun sequence genome encodes these proteins:
- the LOC121598850 gene encoding 6-phosphofructo-2-kinase/fructose-2,6-bisphosphatase isoform X8, which translates to MATGEKESSDNMISLGWKFLNKETFGNGERANYVNSPHVIAMVGLPARGKTYISKKLSRYLNWIGINTKVFNLGEYRRHATDAYRSHEFFRPDNEEAMAIRQHCAELALEDVCNWLENGGEVAVFDATNSTRDRRQMIREIVVKKMGYKLFFVESVCDDPSIIEQNIMEVKVSSPDYRNMNMDEALSDFRLRIEHYQERYEPLSEELEKDLSYMKIYNTGEKVVVHKHEGHIQSRIVYYLMNIHITPRTIYLTRHGESEHNLQGLIGGDSNLSERGRRYAQALAKYIDEQQIEGLRVWTSWLKRTIQTVADVNAPQERWKALNEIDAGICEEMTYEDIQLRFPEEFKARDQNKFAYRYPRGESYEDLVVRLEPVMMELERQGNVLVVSHQAVLRCVLAYFLDKSADELPYLKVPLHTIIKLTPVAYGCKVEHIMLPIHAVDTHRAKPESELDLDDSFDSTAGGSPPNGKQIILNGSNGECRFFPNNS; encoded by the exons ATGGCAACTGGCGAAAAAGAATCCAGCGACAATATGATCTCGCTCGGATGGAAATTTCTCAACAAGGAAACGTTTGGCAATG GCGAGCGTGCCAACTATGTGAACAGCCCGCACGTGATTGCGATGGTCGGGCTGCCGGCCCGCGGCAAAACGTACATCTCGAAAAAGCTGTCCCGCTACCTAAACTGGATCGGCATCAACACGAAGGTGTTCAATCTGGGCGAGTACCGGCGCCATGCGACCGACGCCTACCGCAGCCATGAGTTTTTCCGCCCGGACAATGAGGAAGCGATGGCGATCCGGCAGCACTGTGCCGAGCTGGCGCTGGAGGACGTTTGCAACTGGTTGGAAAATGGTGGCGAAGTGGCG GTGTTTGATGCTACAAATTCTACCCGCGACCGGCGTCAGATGATACGCGAAATTGTGGTAAAAAAGATGGGCTACAAGCTCTTTTTCGTCGAGTCGGTCTGTGACGATCCCAGCATTATCGAACAGAACATTATG GAAGTAAAAGTAAGTAGCCCCGACTATCGGAACATGAACATGGATGAAGCGTTGTCGGACTTTCGGCTGCGCATCGAGCACTACCAGGAACGGTACGAGCCGCTGAGCGAGGAACTGGAGAAGGATCTGTCCTACATGAAGATCTACAACACGGGCGAAAAGGTGGTGGTGCACAAGCACGAAGGACACATACAGTCGCGCATCGTGTACTATCTGATGAACATTCACATTACCCCCAGAACGATCTATCTCACCAGA CACGGAGAAAGCGAACACAACCTACAGGGACTGATCGGTGGCGATTCCAATCTGAGCGAACGGGGCCGCCGCTACGCGCAGGCACTTGCCAAGTACATCGACGAGCAGCAGATCGAAGGACTGCGCGTGTGGACGTCCTGGCTCAAAAGGACAATACAAACCGTCGCCGATGTGAACGCACCGCAGGAACGCTGGAAGGCGCTGAACGAAATCGATGCG GGCATTTGCGAGGAAATGACATACGAAGACATTCAGCTGCGTTTCCCGGAAGAGTTTAAGGCACGCGATCAGAACAAGTTCGCCTATCGCTATCCGCGCGGCGAGAGCTACGAAGATCTGGTGGTGCGGCTGGAACCGGTCATGATGGAGCTGGAGCGGCAAGGGAACGTGCTGGTCGTGTCACACCAGGCCGTGCTGCGCTGCGTGCTGGCATACTTTTTGGACAAATCTGCCG ATGAACTTCCGTACTTGAAAGTGCCTCTCCACACGATCATCAAGCTGACGCCGGTCGCGTACGGTTGCAAGGTGGAACACATTATGCTCCCAATTCATGCCGTCGATACGCATCGTGCCAAACCAGAG AGTGAGCTGGATCTGGACGATTCCTTCGACAGCACCGCGGGCGGTAGCCCTCCGAACGGAAAGCAGATCATTCTGAACGGCTCCAATGGAGAATGTCGTTTCTTTCCCAACAACTCGTAA